The Methylomonas montana DNA window TCGCTTGATCGATTTTGTCGAGAAACGTCAGCTCAATCCCAACGCTTCCGGTGAGGAAGGTTTGCTGCACAAGCCGGTGGCGCTGGCGTTTCATGTCGATCCGTACGCCAAGGATGCCTGGATTACCCGTTTGCAGGGCAGCGTCGAATGACTAAATAGATTCGCAAAATGTTGGGCCACGACCAATCAGATTCTGAAACGCGGTCCAGCAGATTTGCCGTTAGCCGATTTGATTGCTACATTTCAAACCTTGTATAAATTCCCACAGCCCAATGGAGGCTTTGATGCGGATATTGAACTTGCTCGATACCCAGCGGCTTGCTTGCTTTTCGATCTGGCTGCTGACTTTATCGGCCTCATGCTTGGCGGCGCCGAGCGACGACCCCGACATTCTGGCTCGGCGTGGTCAACAACATCCGGTTTCGTCGAGTCCCGCCCCACCAACCCTGACGCTGAGCAAGCCAGCCGGCGGCTGGACCAGCGGCTTGCAGATCACCGTGGCCGGCACCTGTTCCGATCCAACTGCCGACCCGATAGTGGTCAATATCAACGGTGTGCGCTATTACGTGCGCAATGCCAACGGCAGCTTCTCCCGCGCCTTTCCGGCTGCAAAGGGCAAGAACACCGTGATTGCCGAATGTGCCAACAGCGCCGGCGTCGCCAAAGCTTCGACCACGGTCGATGCGGTGATTTCTTCGATAGGTTTGAAAGTGGTGTTAACTAGCGACAGCGACGGCGTCTACACTGATTTGCACATCTACGAGCCGGACAACAGCCACGTGTATTGGGCCGATACCAATTCCAACAGCGGCGGCATCTTTTTCCTGAACCAAAACGGCGACAATTTCGACCAGGCCGGCTATGGGCCCTATCTGTACGTGCATCCGGCCCCGCCGATCGGCGTGTTTCGTATCGACACCAACTATTGGCCGGGCGGCGCGGTGCAGCATACCTTGGCCAATCTGGACATCATCCTCGACGAAGGCCTACCTACCGAAAGCCGGCGCCGGGTACAAAAGCCGCTGGCTCGGCCGGGTGAAACCAAAACCCTGGCTTATGTAGTGATCCAGGGTAACCGTCAGCCAGCGAAAATCTATGTACCCGGCCAGGATGCCGAACGCGACATGCCGGCGGAAGTAAAGGAATACATCAAACGCGAACCCAAGCGGGAAGGCGAAGCCGAGGACAGCCCGGAAGAGTTGGGTTATTTACCGCCGCAAGACGCCGACGCGTTGCGCCAAGTCGTTACCGGCGTAGCCCTGCTGCAAGCCCGCAAACTCAGCCCGCTCTGGGAACCCAAGCAACGCGACTGCGCCGGTCTGGTGAGATTTGCTTATCGCACCGCTTTAGAACCGCGCGACGCCGCGCGCACCGCCAAACTCGGTGTGCCGCCTAAACTGAAATTGCCGCCCTTATCCGAGCAGGCCCGCAAAGCACTACCGGACTATCCGCAAATCTGGCAGACCGGCTTGACTAAAGGTCAACCGCGCTACGGCCATTTCGCCGACGCCGAAACCCTGATTGGCTACAACTTTCGTTTGAAATCCCGCGATCTGGCGGCCGCGCAAAGCGGCGACTTGCTGGTCTACCAAAAACCCCTGATCAACGACGAACCCTACCACTTGATGCTGTTCGCCGCCGGTCATCCGGAAAATCTGGCCGTGTACCACAACGGTGCCCAGGGCGATGAGGCCCAGGTGCGGGTGGTCAGCGTCGCCGAATTATTGCAATCGCCTGATCCGGTCTGGATTCCCCGCCCGGAAAATCCCTATTTCCTTGGAGTGTACGAATGGAACCGCTTAGCCCCGCAAAACGCCTGACCGTGATTGCCTCGGTGGCGGTGCTGACCGCTACCGCCGGCATCGTCGCCTATCAGGATTATTCCCGACAACCATTGAGCCGCTTGATGCGCGCCGGTCTGCCCTTGCTGGATTTGACCGTGAAATTGCGCGATTCCGCCAATAACGACTTGGACGCCAGCACTTCGCTGGTCGGCAGCAACGATGAAGTACCGAATGGCGACGACCATTGCCCGGCCTTGACCGGCGGCGATGTCGGCTCGGCGACCGCCGTGGATGTCACCGTGCAACGCCCGGCCGATTGCCCAAAACAGGCGGCCTGGTACGTGAAGAAGCATCCGGTAGCCTTTACCCTGCATTTTAACCAGGGCGAGGCGTTTTTAAACTGGTGGGATACGCAAGCGCAAGTGCAAGGCATGATCGAAAACCGCTTCGTGCAAGGCTTGTTTTTCGGTCTGTTACAAAGCCTGAAAGTCAAGGCCGAGCAACTCAATTTACAAGGTTTGCAAGGCGAGTTTTTGGCGCAGTTGCTGCGCGATGCGGTGGCCGCCAATGCCGAGCTGCATTACGACATGGCCCATGCCAGCCAGGGTTGGGTGATCAGCTATTCCCGTAGCAACAGTCAGTTTGCCGATCAGGCCATGCCGGCCTTGGCCGGAGTCTTGGCGACCAGCGGTTACCGCATCGCCAAAATGCCGGAACCGATTTTGGAAACCCGCATCGGTCTGCAAAAGCTGTTTTTTACCCAATTCCGCGAGCGCATTTATCTGGCGCAAAGCCTGGAGACGCTATTGAATGTGATCGACAGCGTCGCCCCGAAAACCCGCCACAGCGATGCGCCGCTGAGTTTGACGTTGCGCACCGAGGCTTTTGTCGACCATTTATTACCGGTGTTGGCCGGTTCACCGACTTATTCATTGCAATGGGATTTTGCGTTAAAAGACGGCCAATTGGGTACGCTGAATCTGCCGGCCAGCCCCTGGCAAAAACAATTGCACGATCAATTATTCGAAGGCGTGCTCGCCAGCATCCCGCACGACGCGTTTGCCGGCGCTGCCGCCAGTTTGTCGTTATCGCCAGAACTGACCATCGACGATTGGCGCACGCTGGCAAATGAAGGCCCGTCAGCCAATCCACCAAGCTCCGAACCAGCGGGTGTGGGCTTGGTTTGGGACTTTACCGCCGACAGCCCGGCCGGCGCAGTAGGCATCATCATCGCAAATCCCACGCAACCGCAAGCCAGCGCAGCCTACTCGCAATATCTCAGCAAACCAGAGCTGGGCGCCGAATGCGCCGGCGGCAGTCTGTTTCTGGCTGCCAGCTCGGAAAGCCTGTTGACCCGCATGAAAGATGCTTGCAACAAACAGTCCTTAAGCCCGTTGGATTGGCAGCGCGGCGCCGAGAAACAGCGCTGGCAAAGCGCGCAACTCACCGCGTTCGTCAACCCCGGCGCGGCGATCCGTGAGCTGTTCCTGGCTGGCGGTGCCGGCAACCGGCAGGAGGCTAACGAATTTGCGCCCCGCTGGCAACAGGACTACGAGGCCGCTAAAGTGGCGATGCGACAGCAGGGAGATAAGCTGTTTGGCAGTCTGCCGATATTGAGTTATGCGGGAAGAGTAACAAACACCGATGCGATTACGTTGGAAGGAAGGCCCATCAGCCAAGGGGAGCTGCAATGACCAACTACAGATTAATACCGGCTTGGATATGGTTTAGCGATCTTCGCAACCTCTGGCTCAAAATTTTGGCCAACGATGGTCATAAGGATTATTCCTTGTTGTTTAATCTGACATTGTTAGTGCTGGCTTTGGTGATGTCCTGTTCGGCACAGGCCGGCAGCCCATTCTATTTGACCGCCGAGCGCAGCTTCAGCAATCAGGAATCGCCCAACATCCGCCTCGACTACACCGTCACCGATCAACCCATGCTGATCCGGGTACTAAAGTCCGATAAGCTGGAAAGCTTCCTGGACGGCCAGTTCAACGTCAGCCGCAGTTACGAGCAACCGGTTAGCGAACTGAATCCAGGCCATTATTTCGCCAAGGGTCTGAACAATGCCCAATCGCCGTTGAAGCTGTTTCGCGGCATGATAGACGTCGAGTTTCGTAAATCCTTAAAGGAAACCAACTTCAGCGGCTCAGTGTTGACCATCACCGAAAAACCGTTGGTATCCGTGCCACAGCAGGTCCTGGTCGCGGCGCCGAAAGGTTTTAAGGTAATGAAAGAGAGCTATCTGGATTTGCTGCACAATGGGCAAGCTACTCACGATTTGGGCTGGTGGTTTAACGAGGATACCTGGAGCGAACACCGGTATAAGGTTAGGCAAGTTGCGCTCGATCCGCTGCCGGACGGGATTTATTTGCTGCAAGCGGTGCAAGGCAAGAACGAAGCACAATGCCTGATTCAGGTCAGCAGTCTGGCGGTGCAGGTCAAGCAATCCAGCGAGCAATTGCTGGTGCGGGCGATGAACCGCGACTTACAACCCGTGGCTGGCGCCCAAGTCAGTTACCGCGATGGCCGCGGCCGGTGGCAAACCTTTCCGGCCAGCACCAACGCCGCCGGCGAACTGAGTTTTAACAACCCGGAAGGCGTGTTGGACGGTAAATTGTTGGTGCGAGTGGATGCGCCGGCTGCCAAGCCTGGCGAAGCAGCGCGCACCGCGCTGACCGCTACCGACTTCTTGCCGACCCAAGCCAAGGACGACTCGGTATTCGTGATGACCGACCGGCCGATTTTCAAGCCTGGCGAAACCTTTTATTACAAAGGCATCGTCCGCAATTTACAGGACGGCCAGTTGCGGATTCCGGCCTTTCAATCCAAACAAACCGACGTGTCCTTGCTGCGTGCCGACGGCAATGCCACCGGCTTGCAGAGCCAAACCCAGCTCACCGATTTCGGCTCGTTCTCCGGAAGTTTCGATCTCGATCCCAGCCAGACGCCGGGTTTGTATCGCTTGCTGGCCGAGATCGACCACAAAGCCTACGGCGGCGAGTTCCGGGTGCGTGATTACATCAAACCCACGTTTTACCTGGAATGGCTGGATCGCAGCCCGGTGGTGCAGGCCGGCCAGCCGTTCAGTCTAAAATTCCGCGCCAAACGCTACAGCGGCGGTGTGCCGCAGAACGTCAAATTCGAAGTGTTTCTGTACCGGAAAAAATTCGAAGCCCCGCAATTTGTCACGGAAGCCGGCGCGGGTTTAACCGCCGGCAACGACTATTTCGGCCAGGTCAAATCCGCCGCGCCGTTGACGCAACCGCAACGTCTGTACAGCTCGATAGAAGAGCGCCAGGCTGTCGATGCCAGCAACCCTTGGGAAACCGCCGCCAAACTGGACGAAAGCGGCGACGGCAGCTTCGAGTTTACTGTGCCGGCAGCGGACCAAGAAAAGCCGGATCAGGAATGGATTTATTCCTTGATGGTCCGCGCCCAGGATGCGGCCGGCGGCAATGCGATTTTGACCGACAGCATTTATGCGACACTGTCGGAGGCTCAACCTGCTGTACGTTTTAATAAAACCGTCGCAACGGTCGGCGATCAGGATTTACAATTGCTGTTGCAATCCAGCTATGCCGACGGCAAACCGGCTGCCAAAGCCGGCGGCGTGGTTGATGTGATGCTGGAACAGCCGGGCAGCGGTAAGCGCAGCTTGGTGAAACTGGATTTTGCGACTGACGAACGCGGTCAGCAAAAACTGACCATTCCGGCCTTGAAAGAATTTGGCCGGCTCACCGCCGTGGCCCGTTTAGAAAGCCTGGCTGGCCGTAATTTAAACCATCCGGCCAGCTCGCAGCCCAGCACTTTGATCGTCGCCGGCAGCGGCGGCGAAGCGGTGGCCGACAATCCGGAACTGGAACTGTACACGCCCACCACCATCCTCAGCCCCGGCGAACAAGCCAAGGTGTTTGCCTTGTTGCCCAAGGCCTGGGGTAATAACGAGAGCGGCGCCATCTGGGAAACCGTGGCCGGCGCGCACTTATTCGACAGCCGCAGCGCACCAGTTCAAGGCCGCAGCCGCTGGTTTGAAGTGACCGCCAAACCCGAATACGGCACCGGTTTTTACCACACCGTCACGGTGCCGATGGCCGGCGGCAAATACAAGGAACAAACGCTGGGTTTTAGAATCGTGCCTTGGGAAAAGCGTTTGCAAATCGTCATCGAGCCGGAAAAAGCCGAAACCGAGCCGCTGAAACCAACCAAGATCAAGCTACAAGTCAAACGCGCCGACGGCAGCCCGGCGGCGAATACCGAAATCGCAGTATCCATCGTCGACCGCGCCGTGTATGCGGTGCAAGCAGAGTTCCGTCCCGGCGTTTTCGACTTTTTCTATCCGTTGCAACGCAGCAATTTAGCGACCTTCTATTCCGACGATCTGCAAGGCTACGGCTACGCCGACTTACTGCGTAAACCCAATTTCTCGCTCAGCGCCTTGAAAAGCCAAAGCAAGTTGGCGAAAAAAGCCATGCGCGACACCGCCGGCTGGTTTCCGCACGTGATCACCGACGCGAAAGGCAATACCACCATTGATGTGGACATGCCGGCTAATGTGACCGAATGGCTGGTCACGGCGGTAGCCAGCGACAAGGACGGCCGTATCGGCGAGACCACCGGCCAATTCCGTAGCGTCACCGATGTGGCGGTGGATATGGTCGGCCCGCAATTTTTGCGGCAGGGCGACGAGGTGGACGTAGCGGTGAAACTGACCAATCACTTGGCTCAGCCGGTGACATTGGCCGGCAGCATCAGCTTGCCGGACAGTTTGCCTTTGCAAAGCGGCGAAATCGAACCCCAAGCCGAATTGGCTGCGAAAGCCGAACAATTGTGGCCGTTACGCTTGAGCGCCAATGACCGGCAAGGTGCACCGGCGCTTAAGGTGGCTTTGACCGCGCCGGCTGGTGTGCGGGTCGGCGGTGCCGAAGAGTTCGAGATTCCATTAAAAGCCGCCGCGCTGCCGCAGGTTTACAGCAGCGTTCAGCAGGATAATCTGCTGCGCGTCGATTTACCCGCGCAATTCCAGCCTCGGCAAGTGACGGTGCGAGTCAACTCTGGTCTATTGGGTGCCGCGCTGCAAGCAGCGGCCATGCTGGTGCAATACCCTTACGGTTGCACCGAGCAGCTGGCGCACAGCACCGTGCCAAATCTGGTATTGATGGACTTGATCGAGCGCGCCGGCCTGAAACCCGAGCAATTGGGTCCGCTGGAAAACACTTTGAATCGCGCCAAGCAGAACGCGGCGCTGGGCATTCGTAAGCTCATTCAAAACCAAAAAACCGACGGCGGCTTTGCGTTGTGGCCCAGCGACAGCGAAGCCACGGTGCCGGTGACTTTGATTGCGATGCAAGCCTTGAAATACGCCAACGACTTGCAAGTGGAGGGCGTGAATAACGCCTATTTCAAGGGTATGGACTGGCTGAACAATCACGCCGAGGGCAACGCGGCGGCGGATGGTTTTGTATTGAGCGGCTTCGCGACGGTTGGCTATGCTTACAACGCGCCCTGGCAACAGCAGGCCGATTTTGTCGAGAAAGTGCTTGCTGATGCCCATGCCGGCGCGGGCGAGTTGGTCGCCGCTGTGCGTATCGTCAAAGCCTACGAGAATCAGAACTGGCACAGCTTTAACCAGCAGTTCAAAGACCGGCCACAGCTTAAAAACGATTTGATCAAACGTTTACAGCTGGCGCTGGATACCATAGATCCAGCCAGTTATCAGCAACAGCGCGGCGAGCTATACGACAGCTTGGGCTTCGGATTTGGCGTGCCCAGTCTGATCTCGGCTGGCCTGGGTGCATTAAACGATGCGCAGGCGCTGCCACCGGCACTGGAAGCCAAGCTGAAACGCTGGTTGTTGCAAACCCAGCAAAATGGCTATTGGCAATCGACGTACGACACCGCGCAGGTGATCTTCAACAGCCGGGAATTGCTCAGCAAGGAAGCGGCGGCAGCGGCCAAGCAGAATGCCCGCAGCATTTCGGTCAGCAGTAAGGACGGCTTCGTGTTGGGTACGTTGCAGCGCATACCCGGCGGCTATCTGGGTAACTTCAGCCGTTTTGGCGATAGCCCGGACCTCAGCGAAATTCATCTTGCCGAGCTGAATGCCGACGATATCGCCAGTGCCACAGTGGCTGTCGAAGTGCCCTATCCAGCCGTCGCTGCCCGCGCCGCCGGTCTGGAGGTACAGCGCAGCTTCCGCCGCATCACCGCCAAAGGCAGCGAGTTGATCGATATGAGTCAGGCCTTGAAACCCGGCGATGTGGTGGTCAGCGAGGTTCACGTCAAACGCAGTGTCGATGCCGGCCGGCCGGCACCCGGCAGCGAGTTTGTGGTGATTGAAGACGGCATCCCCAGCTTGGCGGAAGGCCAGGAAAGCGATGAAACCTATTTGGCCGATGCCAAAATCCAAGCGAAGGACGACAGCTACTGGGCCAACATCAAGGAAACCCAGCGTTACCCGGACCGCATCGTCCGCGTCGCCAAGCTACAAGCCGGAGGCGAATTGACCCTGTATCAGGTCTGGCGAGTCGCCAGAGCCGGCAACGCCGCAATTCCACCGGCGACCGGGCTTGATATGTATAACGAGGCGGTGCAGGGGAATAGTTTGGCGGGGCGGGTGAGTGTCAGGTAGGGGGACGTTGAGCAATTCGCCTGTTGGAACCGCTGGCGCGTTCCGCCTTTCGGGTTGCCTGTGTAGGACTTTGCTCTCACTAACGGGCTTTAACCGATTTTCAATCAAAAATAGAGCACATAAATGACCATTATTTTGCCTACCAAAGATTTTCCAAAGAATATTACTAAAGAGTTTCTTGATGGTTATGTCGGAAACAAGGTTGAGGATTTTTGTGGGAGCTTTGGGACCACTGGTGATGAACACAACCATTGTGCGCATTTCGTCAGTCATGTGCTTGGCTTTAGAATTGGGCAGCTTTGTAATAGCATGAAGTTCGAGACCAGAAAAGATGTTGAATCGGGCCGAACAATGCGAGTAAATGATCTATTTAATAATTGCCCCGAGCGTGGATATTGGAAACTTGTATGGAAAAGGTACGGTGGCGTTATATGCAACTTTCCCAAAATAATCATCGCTGGCAAATTGGCGTTTTCATGGCGCTTCTATCTACTTCAATATTGGCAAACCCAGATAATAGCCTTCAAAAACAAATCAATTCAGCCGGATTATTTTCGAAAGAATTAGCCGCCCACGGCAACGTTGACATAGCCAATCAGCCGGACTATTGTCTTTCCAAAGTAAGGCCGTTAAAGATTAACCAAGAACTGTCCGAAATACTGGCATATTCGGTGCGCATGTCGGATAACATCAAAATAAAGTCGGACTGTACAAAAGTAAAGGGACAGAGTATTGATCAATTTTGTCGTCTTTATTTTTTTTCGTCCAAAAAATCGGAGCAATGGAGTATTGGGTTTAGTTTTTTGGGCAACCCATCAACTGGTAAAATTGATTTTAACTCGCTAGAGTGTTTTGCCACTCCCTAATATTAGGGCCGTAGGTCCGATTAGCGAAGCCTAATCGGACGAATGTATAAGTTCATATATGGAAACCTTTACCGTGCAGGTCATGAAATGAAGTTGGGCGGTTTCGGTGATGACGTAGCGGCTTCTACCCATGTTTGTCTAGTCCAGGAGGACGCTAGAGCGTCCGAAGCTGCGTTTCCACGCGGAGCGTGGGAACGATGGTTAACCGGCAAATCGCATAGTCCAGGAACTCAATCTCGCCAAGGATTGATGACGTCGAGTTCAGGGTAATTGAAGTCACGCACATTACGGGTCACCAGTTTCAGTCCATGTGTCAGCGCGGTGGCTGCAAGCAGACTATCGACGGCCGGGATGGGGCGGCCCATTTGGGCAATCAATCGCCCCCAACGGTCGGCAACGTGGGCATCCACACTCAAAATCCGGCCGGAAAAAAACTGGGGCAGTTCCACTTCCAGCCAATCCAGCAATTTGAGCTGGCGATCATCGTTGATCAACCCATCAATGCCTTTGCGGATTTCGCCCAAGGTCAATACGCTGAGATAGAGCGTGGTGGCCGGCCGCTGTTCGAACCATTCGACGACGCCCCGATTGGGTTCACGGCGACGTAATTCCGATAACACGTTGGTATCGATCAAATAACTCATAGTTCGAGTTCTCGGGTCAGACTGACATCGCGTTCAATCACAAGATCGTCCTGATCATAAAGCGGCGAACGCCGCATGAATTCGACCAGCGACTGGCGATTACCCGTGAGTCGGTCGTAGTCGACGCGCGAGAGCAGTACCGCAACAGAACGACCGTGATGGGTGATTTCCTGCGGCCCCTCCTGTTCGGCATGGCGTAATACGGTGGAAAGGCGCGCTTTCGCCTCCTGAATTTGCCAAGTATGCATAATCAACTCCAAATCTAACCAGTCTGGTCAGATTTTAAAGGTTAACTATTTTAAGAGCAAATCATGTCCTTTGATTCTGTCCGGATTCTGAGCACCGGCATTGGATTTGGCTGACCATAGGTGGAATCCAACTCCCCAAGCTCGGTTAAACGTTCCGGTTCGCGCACGGAGGATTTATTCCGCTGATTTTGCACATCTTTGCCTCGGCTTAATGCCGATGGGAAGCAAGATTGACGATCACAAAGCCGAGAATGGTAGGCGCTGCTTTCCGCCCACCGGCCATCCCTCAGAACACGACCTCCCCAAATTTGGCATGGGGCGTCAATACCTGTAGTTTCTCGATCCGATTGAGTTCGATCCGACTATCGTCGACGATCAAATATTCACGCTTTTCGGCGCTGGTCATCGTGTCGATAGCCTTGCCTTCTAAGATTTGCTGGTCTTTTAAGATAAGCCTGACCTGATAGCCGTACATGCAGGCTATTTCCAGGTAGTCATGAAGTTCGCAAGAGATAGAGCACTGAGCCATGGAGGTATTAATTCGGCGACGGCTTTATTCGGTTGCTTTGAGTGCTTATTAAAGAAACGCCGCCGCTTCGCTAAATTTCGCCTTTCTCCACCACCGGGATAATCCAATAATGGATACCGGAACCGGCAAATTCGGCCTTCAACTTTTCCAGCAACACCGCAATCGCTATTTTTTCGGCATAAATCTGAAAACGAGCGGTTTGTTGTTCGACATTTTCAGTCTCGGTGAGAAACTTGGTCAGCCTATGTTCGACATCGCCGTTAATTTGCTCGGACTCAAAACTGGACAGACATTCCATCACCGCGGATTCCAATGCCGGCGGCACAATAAACGAAATCGAGAACTGCTGATGATTGACGGTTTTGAAAAAATCGTCTTCGCTATTAAAGCGATCGGAGGCGTTTTTGATGACCTGCAGATACCTGCCTCGTCGGCGGTCGCCTTTGCGCTTTTCTATAAAATCAGCGGGAACGGCTAGCTGATTTTGCCTGGGGTCGTTATACCAACTGCGGTGATAATACGGTCTAACCACCACCATTCTGCCGTTAAAGCGTCGATTCTTTAAGCCTTTTACGACTCTTTGCACGGTCAATTCGGAATCCAGGGTCACCAAGCCATGATATTCGATCGTACCTACTCGAGTATCCTGCAACGCCAATATTTCCACATCGACGATGCGCCCCGACTTCCTAAACCAGCCACTTTTCAAAGCAGGGGCCACAAATTCGGAAATCTCAGTATGCCGGGTGTTAGCAGGAATTCGTCGCAAAAAAATATTCATAGGGCTTTGTATGGCAATGAATTTAGCTCATTCAAAAATGTTTAACTGCTGTTCGCCTCAACTGTAGCATCCCCTATCCATTTCTGCATACTTTATGCTCAGATCAGGCCCTGTTCAATGGCCGGCACCAGCCAGTAATGTAGCCCTGCGCCGGCAAAATCCTCTTTTAGCTTAGTCAATAATGCAGAAATGTTTTGTTTTTCGACGTACATTTGAAAGCGGATTTTGCGTTGATGTCCGGCGACCTGTTCCGCCAGCGACAAGCCTTGGTGATCGTGATCGTGAACATTGGCCGGAAAACTGGTGAAGCCTTGCCGCCACGCCAAGGACAACAGACAATCGACCATAGCCTCTTCCAGGCTGGGCGAGACGTTCAAGGTCAGTAAAAATGCCTCGTGACTCATTCGCAGTTCTCCGGGTTACGGCCGAATAATCGATAGAGTATCGGCAACAAGATTAGCGTTAACAAGGTCGAAGATAACAAACCGCCGGTAACGACGATAGCCAGTGGCCGCTGGATTTCCGAACCGGGCCCGGAGGCGAACAGCAGCGGAACCAAGCCGAACGCCGCGATGCTGGCGGTCATCAACACCGGCCGTAAACGCCGCCCGGAACCGATAATCACCACCCGTGACAACTCCATGCCCGTCGCACAGAGCTGATTGAAATAACTGACCATCACCACACCGTTCAATACCGCGATACCCAGCAGCGCGATGAAACCGACCGAGGCCGGCACCGACAGATATTCGCCGGATAGCCACAGCGCGAACACCCCGCCTATCATCGCCAACGGAATATTGGATAGCACCAGCACCGCCTGCCGCACCGAACCAAAGGTAGAAAACAGCAGCAGGAATATCAATCCCAGCGACAGCGGAATCACCAACGTCAGCCGCGCGGACGCGCGTTGCTGGTTTTCGAATTGGCCGCCGAACTCGACATGAAAACCGTTGGGCAGTTCGACTCTTTCCGCCACCGCCTTGCGCGCCTCATCGACAAAACCGACCAAATCTCGACCTTCCACATTGCTACGAATCACCACGAAACGTTGGCCTTTTTCACGACCTATCGAGACCACCCCTTCCACCGCTTGAATTTTGGCGACGGCGGTAATCGGCACATGGCCGCCATTGGGCAAACTGATTTGCAGATTATCGAAATTGGCGGTGTTACTATCTCCGCGCAGCAGCAAAGGTGTGCGCTTGACGCCCTCCTGCACAATACCTAGCTGTACACCTTCGATTTGGGCACGCAGCATATTTTCAATACTATTGCCGTCCAGCCCGAAACGGCCGGCGGCTTCGCGGTCAATACTGAGCTGCAAGAACTGCATGCCTTCGTTTTTACGGGTGAACACGTCGCTGGAGCCAGGGATGGTTTTCAGCACCGTTTCGATTTGTTCGGCTTTATGATTGAGCGTATCCAGATCGGTACCGAATAATTTGATCGCGACATCGCCGCGGGTACCGGTCAACATTTCCGAGACCCGCATTTCGATAGGCTGCGTAAAACCGAAGGCAATTCCCGGCGTGTGCGGCATGATTTTGCGAATTTCCTCGATCAACCCTTCCTTGCTGTCCATCCGCCATTCCGATTTGGGCTTCAGGATCAAAAAAGTATCGGTATCGTTCAAGCTCATCGGGTCCAGGCCCAATTCGTCGGTGCCGACCCTGGAAACCACGGTCTGTACTTCCGGAATATGCTCGAGAATGTTTTTCTGTACTCGGCCGTCCAGCGCTACCGAATCCAGCAAGGTAATCGACGGCAATTTCTCCAGCTGGATGATGATGTCGCCTTCGTCCATCGTCGGCATGAAAGTGCTGCCGATCTGGGTAAACACCAGCAGACTAGCCGCCAGCATCGCCCCGGCACCGATAAAGACTTTTTTACTGTTCTCCAGACACCAGACCAGGATAGGCTGATACCACTGCAACAATTTGCGCGGTAGCCAGGGTTCTTCGTGAGACACCTGTTTCAGCAGCAACGAGGCCAGC harbors:
- a CDS encoding Rho-binding antiterminator, giving the protein MAQCSISCELHDYLEIACMYGYQVRLILKDQQILEGKAIDTMTSAEKREYLIVDDSRIELNRIEKLQVLTPHAKFGEVVF
- a CDS encoding DUF3240 family protein; protein product: MNIFLRRIPANTRHTEISEFVAPALKSGWFRKSGRIVDVEILALQDTRVGTIEYHGLVTLDSELTVQRVVKGLKNRRFNGRMVVVRPYYHRSWYNDPRQNQLAVPADFIEKRKGDRRRGRYLQVIKNASDRFNSEDDFFKTVNHQQFSISFIVPPALESAVMECLSSFESEQINGDVEHRLTKFLTETENVEQQTARFQIYAEKIAIAVLLEKLKAEFAGSGIHYWIIPVVEKGEI
- a CDS encoding DUF3240 family protein — translated: MSHEAFLLTLNVSPSLEEAMVDCLLSLAWRQGFTSFPANVHDHDHQGLSLAEQVAGHQRKIRFQMYVEKQNISALLTKLKEDFAGAGLHYWLVPAIEQGLI
- a CDS encoding efflux RND transporter permease subunit, whose product is MAGLIRFALTQRLLILLGVLLLAGGGYYAVKHIPIDAFPEVSPTQVKIIVKANGMTPEEVEARITAPIEVELLGIPHQTMLRSLAKYAITDITLDFEEGTDIYWARQQVAERLNTLWGNLPEGVQGGIAPMTTPLGEMFMFAIEGGDLSLMQRRELLDWTIRPALRTVSGVADVNALGGLVRSFEVVPDNIRMAARNIDTQQLMAALQNNNRNDGAGRLTEGEEALIVRAEGRIKNEQDVKAIVVAQHQGMPIRVEDIADVRIGALTRYGAVSKDGNGEAVTAVVLSLRGANARQTIEQLESKLAELQPGLPEGVRLNVFYNRGVLVGKAVDTVSKALMEAIVLVVVLLILFLGDLRAALTVALALPMAALVTFILMHAFGMSANLMSLGGLAIAIGMLVDGAVVVVENVITQLADHHKAERLPRLHLIYRATREVAVPVTSGILIIIIVFLPLLTLQGLEGKLFGPVAMTIVFALSGSLILSLTVIPVLASLLLKQVSHEEPWLPRKLLQWYQPILVWCLENSKKVFIGAGAMLAASLLVFTQIGSTFMPTMDEGDIIIQLEKLPSITLLDSVALDGRVQKNILEHIPEVQTVVSRVGTDELGLDPMSLNDTDTFLILKPKSEWRMDSKEGLIEEIRKIMPHTPGIAFGFTQPIEMRVSEMLTGTRGDVAIKLFGTDLDTLNHKAEQIETVLKTIPGSSDVFTRKNEGMQFLQLSIDREAAGRFGLDGNSIENMLRAQIEGVQLGIVQEGVKRTPLLLRGDSNTANFDNLQISLPNGGHVPITAVAKIQAVEGVVSIGREKGQRFVVIRSNVEGRDLVGFVDEARKAVAERVELPNGFHVEFGGQFENQQRASARLTLVIPLSLGLIFLLLFSTFGSVRQAVLVLSNIPLAMIGGVFALWLSGEYLSVPASVGFIALLGIAVLNGVVMVSYFNQLCATGMELSRVVIIGSGRRLRPVLMTASIAAFGLVPLLFASGPGSEIQRPLAIVVTGGLLSSTLLTLILLPILYRLFGRNPENCE